The Haloplanus sp. GDY1 genomic sequence CCGCTGGCGGCGGCCTGGAACTGCATCTGTTCGGCCGCCGGGTTCGGCGTGACCGCGAGCAGCCCCCACGTCAGCGAGAGGATGAGGTAAGTCGCGACGACGGCCCACACCACCCGTCGGACCACGTACCAGCGCATGCTCACCGATGCGATGCCCCCCGGATCACGCGAAGTACCACGTCTGGGAGTCCCAGCCCGTGTTGAACTCCTCGCCGTACCCCCGGACGTTCGACGCGTACCCCGTCACGCTGGACGGCATGGCGAGGAAGCCGAAGGGCTGTTCCTCGCTGATGAGGCCGAACGCCCGCCCGAAGAGTTCGCGGCGGCGCTCCTCGTCCGTCGTCGCCGACGCCTCCTCGTACAGTTCCGCGATGTTCGCCTCGGGGTAGTAGCCGTAGTAGTTGATGCCGCCGCGCTTCTCGAAGAAGCCCTTGCTGGAGGCGGGCGTGAAGGGATAGGTGTTGAACTGGAGGTTGATCGACATGTCCCACGGCTCGGCGCTGGTGGCCACGTCCCGGGGACCGCCGTTGAACACCCCCGCGGTCCACTCCGGATCGACGCCCTCCGGCGCCGACGTCCGGACGTAGTTGCTCTGGAACGTCGACGAGGAGACGGCCTGCGGTTGCACGTCGATGCCGGCGTTCTCCCCGAATTCCTGGGCGATGTACTCCGCGATGGTGCCCTCGGTCGGCTGCCCGGAGTCGTAGTAAATCGAGAGCGTCACCTGCTCGCCGTCGCCGTCGACGAGTCGCTCCCCGTCGTAGGCGTACTCGGTGTCCGACAGCGCGGATCCCAGCCGGGACCGGGTGGCCTCCGGCCCGTAGCGGTCGCCGACGCCGAACTCCCGAACCTCGCTGTCGTCGTACCAGTCCGACCACTTGGGCTGCATCGTCTGGGCCACGTCGGCGTACCCGCGGAGGACGTTCTGAACGACCGTCTCCTTGTTCACGGCGAAGGCGAGTGCGCGTCGAACCGCCTTCGAGCGGAACGGCTCCCACCCGTTCGCGCGCATGTTGTAGACGATCAGGCGGAGGAACGGCTGGGGCGTCACGTTGACCGTGACGTTCGGCAGGTTCTCGAAGCGGTTCGCCTTGTCCGGCGGGATGCCCGCGGAGTCGACTTCGCCGGATTCGAGCGCCCCGAGGCGCGTGCTCTCCTCGCTGATGACCCGGACGGTCTGCTGCTCGAAGTACGGCGCTCCCCGGAAGCGTTCGGGAACCTCGTCGACGTCCTGCAGGTAGTAGTCCTCGTTGCGGGTGACGGTGTAGCGGGCCGAGCGCTCCCAGGTGTCGTACGTGTACGGCCCGAGGTTGCCGGTGTAGGCGAGCGTGTTGAGTTCCTCGTCCTGCTGGAGGCCCTCGGTGTCCCGGTTCGGAACGTACTTCTCCAGGATTTCCTTGGGAATGCACTGCTGGCGCCAGAGGATCGGCTTGAACGGCAGCGAGGGGTCGACCTGGAACAGCCGGATCTCGAAGGTCAACTCGCCCGTCTGCTCGACGGGGATGGGTTCCGGCTGCCCCGACTCGGGGTTCATCCGGAACCAGGCGTCGGCGTTGGGATACCCGCTCCAGTTCGGCCGGGCCTGGAAGACGTTCTCGATCATGTAGACCCAGTCCTCGGCGGTCATCTGCCCGTAGCCGGCACCCCACTCCAGGTTGTCCCGGAGCTCGATCTCGTAGACGCGCCCGTCGTCGGTCGAGTAGTCGCCCCACAGCGGGAAGATCTCCCGGTCGGGCTTGATCGCCCAGATGCCATCGAGGGTCGCCGTGACGAACGATCCCGACGTGGCGTCCGCGATGGTCAGCCAGTTGAGCGACTGCGCGTCGACGCTCGACGCCGAGACGTACGTCCCGTCGACGCTCCGATCGGTGCTCCCCGTGCCCGAATCGTTCCCGTCCCCCGAACACCCCGCGAGACCGGCGACGCCCGTCACCCCCAGAAGCTTCAACACGTCGCGGCGTCCCCGACGTCCCCGACGCTCCGCCGTGTCCGGAGTACCCCGGCGGTCGTTACCAGACGGCATACCTTCTCAAAACGGCGGTGCGCACTAATACCCATCGGTCAGCAGAATCGCCCGACGCCAGCGAGGTGTGTCGATTACCCGTCGCCGTGCGGATCGACGATGATGACTTCGCCGTCCTCGACGGTGACGTTGATGAGCGTCTTGACGCTGTAACCGGCGTCGTCGAGGTCGTTCGGCCCCGCCTTCTTGATGACCGCGACCACGTCGATCACCTCGGCGCCGATGTGTTCGAGGGCGTCGAGGATGGCCTTCATCGTCCCGCCCGTCGAGAGCACGTCGTCGAGGACGAGCACCCGGTCGCCCGCCTCCACGTCGTTGATGTACATCTCGCTCTCCGAGTAGCCCGTCTGGGCCGACAGCGACACCTCGCCGTCGAGGCCGTACTGCCGCTTCCGGATCACGACGAGCGGGATGTCGGTCATCAGCGAGACGGCCGTGGAGATGTGGATGCCCATCGCCGCGGGCGTGACGATCTTGTCGATGTCCTCCAGGTCTGCCTTGCGGATGATCTTGATGACGATTTCGCGCAGGAGTTCGGGCCGCAGCATCGGCACGCCGTCACTGACGGGGTGGACGAAGTACTCGTACTCCCCTTTCTCGATGATCGGCGCGTCGAGAAGCGACTGCCGCAACTGGTCCATGTCGACCGTACCGAACGTCGAGAATAAAAGCTGGCGGTTCCCGTGGCGTGGGTCGTCTCGAGTGAGACGTCGTGCCCGGTGCCCGTCCGCGCCGACCCGTCGGCTACCGAACCGTCGACCCGTCTCGGCGCGACGCGATCAGTCGCTGATGAACTGGTTGTCCCGCCAGTTCACGCCGTTTTTCTCGGCCTGGGACTGGCTGGGATTCTCGACGACTTCGACCGAGGCGGGGCGCTCCTCGCCCTCGACGATCCGCGTCGCCTTGAGTTCGTCGTCCTCCTCGACGATGGCGGTCAGCGTGCCCTTCTCGGCCATCCTGGCGATGTCCCGGAGGACGAGGAACATGGGGTACTGGAGCGCGGTGTTCTGGAGTACCGTCTCGCGGTCGCCCTTGAAGCAGGCGAACTCGACGAGTTCCGAGGGGATCTCCTCCTCCTCCTCCTGCCAGGGACCGCCGGCGCGCGGCGGTTCCTCCTCGTAGACCCGCGTCTCGGTGACGCTGGCTTTGAGCTGGGCCGTCGGGGTGTACTTGCTCAGGTCCTCGTCCTCGGCGACGGCCTTCAGGATGAGCGTGTTGTTTCGTCGAGTGAGCGTTACGTCCGCGATTTCGGGGGGGAGGTCGGGGTCCCCCTCGAAGTAGTCCTGCACGTCTTCGAGTGGCAGTTCGAGCGTCGAATGGAGTCGATATACGCGGCCTGACATAGTTTGTTCTCGGCGAGGTGGCACCACTACGCCCGTCTACCCGTCCGTAGGGGACGTGTGCTTATATGACCTACTGTTCCCGTTGCGCGACGAACACGTCGGGGGATCACTCGCCCGCGAGCGTCGCCTCGAGTTCGCCCCGCTCGTCGAGTTCCGCGAGGACGTCGCTCCCGCCGACGAACTCCCCCTCGACGTACGCCTGGGGCGTCGTCTCCCACCCGCTGTGGGATTCGAGCGCGTCCCGGAACTCCGGCAGCGCCGGCAACACGTCCACCGTCTCGAAGTCGTCGACGTACTGGTCGATCAGTTCGAGCGCCCGCTGGGAGTACCCACACTGGGGCATGAGCCGGTTGCCCTTCATGAACAGCACCACGTCGTTCTCCTCGATGGCCGCGTCGACACGCGCCTGTACGTCCTCGGCGTCGAGGTCGCTCCCGGGTTGGAACGTCATGCCGACACGTACGGCGCCACGAGTAAAAGGGGTTGC encodes the following:
- the hpt gene encoding hypoxanthine/guanine phosphoribosyltransferase; its protein translation is MDQLRQSLLDAPIIEKGEYEYFVHPVSDGVPMLRPELLREIVIKIIRKADLEDIDKIVTPAAMGIHISTAVSLMTDIPLVVIRKRQYGLDGEVSLSAQTGYSESEMYINDVEAGDRVLVLDDVLSTGGTMKAILDALEHIGAEVIDVVAVIKKAGPNDLDDAGYSVKTLINVTVEDGEVIIVDPHGDG
- a CDS encoding glutaredoxin family protein, which translates into the protein MTFQPGSDLDAEDVQARVDAAIEENDVVLFMKGNRLMPQCGYSQRALELIDQYVDDFETVDVLPALPEFRDALESHSGWETTPQAYVEGEFVGGSDVLAELDERGELEATLAGE
- a CDS encoding DUF7110 family protein, whose protein sequence is MSGRVYRLHSTLELPLEDVQDYFEGDPDLPPEIADVTLTRRNNTLILKAVAEDEDLSKYTPTAQLKASVTETRVYEEEPPRAGGPWQEEEEEIPSELVEFACFKGDRETVLQNTALQYPMFLVLRDIARMAEKGTLTAIVEEDDELKATRIVEGEERPASVEVVENPSQSQAEKNGVNWRDNQFISD
- a CDS encoding ABC transporter substrate-binding protein — encoded protein: MLKLLGVTGVAGLAGCSGDGNDSGTGSTDRSVDGTYVSASSVDAQSLNWLTIADATSGSFVTATLDGIWAIKPDREIFPLWGDYSTDDGRVYEIELRDNLEWGAGYGQMTAEDWVYMIENVFQARPNWSGYPNADAWFRMNPESGQPEPIPVEQTGELTFEIRLFQVDPSLPFKPILWRQQCIPKEILEKYVPNRDTEGLQQDEELNTLAYTGNLGPYTYDTWERSARYTVTRNEDYYLQDVDEVPERFRGAPYFEQQTVRVISEESTRLGALESGEVDSAGIPPDKANRFENLPNVTVNVTPQPFLRLIVYNMRANGWEPFRSKAVRRALAFAVNKETVVQNVLRGYADVAQTMQPKWSDWYDDSEVREFGVGDRYGPEATRSRLGSALSDTEYAYDGERLVDGDGEQVTLSIYYDSGQPTEGTIAEYIAQEFGENAGIDVQPQAVSSSTFQSNYVRTSAPEGVDPEWTAGVFNGGPRDVATSAEPWDMSINLQFNTYPFTPASSKGFFEKRGGINYYGYYPEANIAELYEEASATTDEERRRELFGRAFGLISEEQPFGFLAMPSSVTGYASNVRGYGEEFNTGWDSQTWYFA